A window from Prosthecochloris marina encodes these proteins:
- a CDS encoding ABC transporter substrate-binding protein, whose product MVVKPMFFSRKGTWTVLIMVLSFIFLFLVCCNTVEGENRPFGQQSMADVPEDIPLRYARRFTLKRVGTSTLIDVVKPAGAKLGVSYRYLLVPRGESVPEGFPEALVVSTPVERVTCGIGLHITMLRLLGEFESIVGVGKKEWIGNETILERIDSGKVLETGLSGSMNMETMVNLSPDIAFVYSSGSDTDVHEKLEAMGIKPGLSSMHLEGHPLGVLEWIKFFGAFFGKSDDADAYFADAAFRYETLERQVGERFGKRPGVIVGQGKRGFWSTHGSSAWFVRLLHDAGANYILEESTDYEENPISFEHAMKIGLVADYWINPLYTATSIADIINSDSRYTHFFSVKEGNVYNNNAAAFDSGRNMFWEIGMSEPDAVLRDLVHIFHPEILPIHRLKYYKRLH is encoded by the coding sequence ATGGTTGTCAAGCCGATGTTTTTCAGTCGAAAAGGAACCTGGACAGTGCTGATAATGGTACTGTCCTTCATTTTCCTGTTTTTGGTTTGCTGCAATACAGTTGAGGGTGAAAACAGGCCTTTCGGGCAGCAATCTATGGCCGATGTTCCGGAGGACATCCCTCTCCGTTATGCCCGCCGTTTCACGCTCAAACGTGTCGGTACGTCGACACTGATCGATGTCGTCAAACCTGCAGGCGCGAAGTTGGGGGTATCCTATCGTTATTTGCTGGTTCCAAGGGGAGAGAGTGTGCCGGAGGGGTTCCCTGAGGCTCTCGTAGTCTCTACACCTGTCGAGAGGGTTACCTGTGGTATAGGATTGCATATCACCATGCTTCGGCTGCTGGGTGAATTTGAGAGCATTGTCGGCGTAGGAAAGAAAGAGTGGATAGGTAATGAAACGATCCTCGAACGGATCGATTCCGGAAAGGTACTCGAAACCGGTTTGTCAGGATCGATGAACATGGAGACAATGGTGAATCTTTCTCCTGATATCGCTTTCGTGTACTCTTCAGGCAGTGATACGGATGTTCATGAGAAGCTGGAGGCAATGGGGATCAAGCCCGGTTTGAGCAGCATGCATCTCGAGGGTCATCCTCTCGGTGTACTTGAGTGGATCAAGTTTTTCGGCGCCTTTTTTGGAAAGTCAGATGATGCCGATGCTTATTTTGCCGATGCCGCTTTCCGTTATGAAACGTTGGAAAGGCAGGTTGGAGAACGTTTCGGCAAACGTCCGGGAGTCATTGTCGGGCAGGGTAAAAGAGGTTTCTGGAGCACGCATGGGTCGAGCGCTTGGTTTGTTCGATTGCTTCATGACGCAGGGGCGAATTACATTCTCGAGGAAAGCACGGATTATGAGGAAAATCCGATCAGTTTCGAACATGCCATGAAAATCGGGCTTGTCGCTGACTATTGGATCAATCCTTTGTATACTGCAACATCGATAGCTGACATTATCAATAGCGACAGTCGGTATACTCATTTTTTTTCAGTCAAAGAGGGTAACGTTTACAACAACAATGCCGCAGCCTTCGACAGCGGCAGGAATATGTTCTGGGAAATCGGCATGAGCGAACCCGATGCTGTTCTCAGGGATCTGGTTCATATCTTTCATCCTGAAATACTGCCCATTCACCGGCTGAAGTATTACAAAAGATTGCATTGA
- a CDS encoding TonB-dependent receptor, translating into MAEKRVVSGIVSSASDGEPLVGASVHISGTVIGVVTDGQGEFKLDVPENTSEITFSYTGYETRKVSPGHGSVLKVSLEESGYATGEIVVYSTRSTEKLKNIPRKVEIVTGKDIEALDPVNATDLLKKTSGVDVIEYPGVLSGVSIRGFSPKFSGLDQNVTYLIDGRPAGATNLATIDMNNIERVEVIKGPSSALYGSQGMGGSINFITKKSTGRIAGNASIGYSSFSTLDGSVSVGGSLADRFDFDLGLRSFNQNDDYKAGSNTLISDPDPEVLEQEIGTMENSTYATLSGNLRFGYQIDDRIRVDTRGEIYQAHSVKSPGSIWGVYGHGEKDVDRQTLDVTMTGEWGVHNVRFKPYWSEEKSVYYKKDDDGFNYRSSTSETEWLGFQLQDEVAFSKQRFTGGIDYSTADVVSRSFLDAETEKAPYRPNQQLSSLGLFGEIGVSLFDEKVIANLGGRYDRTVYKLKETPFFSVIDTDSEEYDNFNPSVSAQYRFIPECKIHASIGRAFVAPNPYEKAGFYVDSNGMETRGNPDLKPETSVTWDAGLTYETQNGGFRADVTYFSTDWQDFIQTVSAVDDDDTVYKTFVNLNAAEMNGVEFEVSYDFGAWDDYRYSLRLFTNFTHLFSSKTTNDEKEEKMLYVRQNRGSVGIEYDDFKLFVARLTARYIGDRFERNWFGYYDEVRPTLKDPIIEIPASLIFDASVAFRVNDTNKVTVIAKNFLDENYTEKDGYNMPGRSLGVRYTVNF; encoded by the coding sequence ATGGCGGAAAAACGGGTTGTTTCCGGAATCGTTTCAAGTGCGTCAGACGGTGAACCTCTTGTCGGAGCATCCGTTCATATCAGTGGAACGGTGATAGGGGTCGTTACCGATGGCCAGGGGGAATTCAAGCTTGACGTTCCGGAAAACACCTCTGAAATTACTTTCAGTTACACAGGTTACGAAACACGAAAGGTTTCGCCCGGGCACGGCAGTGTGCTCAAGGTTTCGCTTGAAGAGAGTGGCTATGCTACCGGAGAGATCGTTGTGTACTCTACCCGTTCAACTGAAAAACTGAAAAATATCCCCCGTAAGGTCGAGATCGTTACCGGGAAGGATATCGAAGCTCTGGATCCAGTCAATGCAACAGACCTGTTGAAAAAAACTTCAGGTGTAGATGTTATCGAATATCCCGGTGTGCTGTCCGGCGTGTCGATCCGTGGGTTTTCGCCGAAGTTTTCAGGGCTGGATCAGAACGTTACTTATCTTATTGACGGTCGGCCGGCCGGGGCGACGAATCTTGCTACGATAGATATGAACAATATTGAGCGGGTGGAAGTGATCAAAGGTCCGTCTTCAGCTCTCTACGGTTCACAGGGGATGGGCGGGTCCATCAATTTCATCACGAAGAAATCAACGGGCAGGATCGCCGGTAACGCTTCTATCGGGTACAGCAGTTTCAGTACGCTCGATGGAAGTGTCAGTGTTGGTGGTTCTCTTGCCGATAGATTCGATTTTGATCTTGGCCTGAGAAGTTTCAACCAGAATGACGATTACAAGGCCGGATCCAATACGTTGATTTCCGACCCGGATCCTGAAGTTCTCGAGCAGGAGATTGGGACGATGGAAAACTCGACGTATGCCACACTGTCGGGGAATCTTCGCTTTGGTTATCAGATCGACGACAGGATACGAGTCGATACACGTGGAGAAATCTATCAGGCTCACAGCGTCAAAAGTCCGGGATCGATCTGGGGAGTATACGGGCACGGGGAAAAAGATGTCGACCGTCAGACTCTCGACGTTACCATGACCGGAGAGTGGGGAGTGCACAATGTTCGGTTTAAACCATACTGGTCTGAAGAGAAATCGGTGTACTACAAAAAAGATGATGATGGTTTCAACTACCGTTCTTCAACCAGTGAGACGGAATGGCTCGGTTTTCAATTGCAGGACGAGGTGGCGTTCTCAAAGCAGAGGTTTACCGGGGGGATCGATTATTCCACGGCCGATGTCGTCTCTCGAAGTTTCCTTGATGCAGAAACCGAAAAAGCGCCTTATCGTCCCAACCAACAGCTTTCCTCATTAGGTCTTTTCGGTGAAATCGGTGTCTCCCTGTTCGATGAGAAAGTCATAGCCAATCTCGGGGGACGTTATGATAGGACAGTGTACAAGCTTAAGGAAACGCCGTTTTTTTCAGTCATCGATACGGATTCGGAAGAGTATGACAACTTCAATCCAAGTGTTAGCGCCCAGTATAGATTTATTCCGGAATGCAAGATTCATGCAAGCATAGGACGGGCGTTTGTCGCTCCGAACCCGTATGAAAAAGCCGGTTTTTACGTCGACAGCAATGGTATGGAAACGCGTGGAAATCCCGATCTGAAACCGGAAACCAGCGTGACCTGGGATGCAGGACTGACCTACGAAACCCAAAATGGCGGGTTCAGAGCCGATGTCACCTACTTCAGCACGGACTGGCAGGATTTTATTCAGACTGTTTCGGCAGTGGATGACGATGATACGGTGTACAAAACTTTCGTCAATCTCAATGCTGCGGAAATGAATGGTGTCGAGTTCGAGGTTTCCTATGATTTCGGGGCATGGGACGACTACCGTTATTCATTGCGTCTTTTCACCAACTTCACGCATCTGTTTTCCTCGAAAACCACGAATGATGAAAAAGAGGAAAAAATGCTTTATGTCAGACAGAACAGGGGAAGTGTGGGCATCGAGTATGATGATTTCAAATTGTTTGTCGCTCGTTTGACGGCAAGATACATCGGAGATCGTTTTGAGCGGAACTGGTTCGGGTACTACGATGAGGTGAGGCCGACACTGAAGGATCCGATCATCGAGATCCCGGCAAGCTTGATTTTTGACGCAAGCGTGGCGTTCAGGGTCAACGACACCAACAAGGTGACAGTGATCGCCAAGAACTTTCTCGATGAAAACTATACGGAGAAAGACGGTTACAACATGCCCGGTAGATCGCTGGGTGTTCGCTACACCGTGAACTTTTGA
- a CDS encoding cobaltochelatase subunit CobN produces MTTIAFFNNVHSSAIWYRLADPLKRHGVTLTVFGYGSQDELCMRIRNGEIDIIVTDISGDMPGFEDLYGIVSSVKVRVGLNPRLPKDFSTFTDPELGEIREYFAVLSKENFLNGLKRITGIDHDPCRPVVSHGIYHPDAPRVFYEVKDYKEWLQSRRSWDENFPVAAIIMHYSHVAEGSCADIDALIAGLEGRGVLALCVLSDTISETRREPETRYPWYRYFSEPDIRPDVILNFLMGRLFASIEERSLLREINVPVVQLLRHYTLSPEAWLEDPVGLSAMSLTHSLVQPEMFGVIDPIMVSGSIRKSGEPAALVTSVPIMERIDMVARRVRRWAALRRKSNKEKRIAIVLHNNPCKGVENTVGMAVGLDTFESLILLLHRMQETGYEVGEIPGTGKELLDMIQERKALSEFRWTTVDEIVKKGGVLHAMDHDEYGAFFGTLDSFVRQKVEADWGAFPGQGMVWKKSGKEALLITGLRFGNILVMTQPKRGCYGSRCDGEVCRILHDPEIAPPHHWLATYFYIQRHTDAVIHFGASGALEYLPGKRAVLSDRCFGDISLGDLPNFYPYVMDVPGEGMVAKRRGRAVIIDHLTPAYRPAEMSGDLLQFEDLLTEYRRAGDGNDRVRQQSLLKSIEEVAVKLKFLDEYDGAEKLEESIERVSRQITRIRGSMVPDGMHVFGRKPGISSIAAMVTSALDRSGSSLPSVAELAAMLPAKDGEVFDRAAGIVQAIVSVENGSAEVGGLVAELPGHLKQWCRDMADAIAMAEQESCSLLRALDGEYVDASLAGSLSSGKQDVLPTGRNFYAADIISMPSEAAWYVGKKLADQLLEKFYREEGRFPESIGLSLWSSDAFKSDGEMLSQIFWLMGVEPVRQPNGRVSGVAVVDLDQLRLVIDNVEMLRPRIDATIETSGIVRDMVPHFISLLDKAVAMVSRIDEPAERNMVRKHTRQQLEELKREAADLLSEKEMQRMAMFRVFSSAPGTYSTGVGLALDSSAWQNEHDLAEAYVNQSGYAYGSMPQDFGRKAHELLARQLSKVDVSYIKQTSAEYDALDCDCYASYAGGMAAASTALSGKKTKMYWADTTVPGDIDIRDFKEEIERSVRSKLLNDRWISSMKDHGFQGAQGVAGRINTLFKWSATTREVEPWVFDSVVETYVCNEELREWMREQNPYALEEITRRLLEAEARGLWNADEELLEAVRSAALLLEGDLEERIGDVAEDFQGARVDVFTSKEVEKWKMEWKMSGKKEGPS; encoded by the coding sequence ATGACAACGATAGCATTTTTCAACAACGTTCACAGCTCGGCTATCTGGTATCGGCTTGCCGACCCTTTAAAGCGGCATGGAGTTACGCTTACGGTTTTCGGGTACGGATCACAGGATGAGTTGTGTATGCGCATCCGGAACGGAGAAATCGATATCATCGTGACCGATATATCGGGGGATATGCCCGGTTTTGAGGATTTGTACGGTATTGTGAGTTCCGTCAAGGTGAGGGTCGGGCTGAATCCACGGTTGCCGAAAGATTTTTCCACGTTCACCGATCCCGAACTGGGAGAAATCCGTGAGTACTTTGCTGTTCTGTCGAAAGAGAATTTTCTCAATGGGCTGAAACGGATAACGGGTATCGATCATGACCCATGCCGACCCGTCGTGTCTCACGGGATATATCATCCGGATGCTCCACGTGTTTTTTATGAGGTAAAGGACTACAAGGAGTGGCTGCAGAGCCGGAGATCATGGGATGAGAACTTTCCGGTTGCCGCCATCATCATGCATTACAGCCATGTTGCCGAAGGCAGTTGTGCCGATATCGATGCACTCATTGCAGGGCTCGAGGGGCGAGGAGTTCTCGCGCTTTGCGTGCTCAGCGACACAATTTCCGAAACAAGGAGAGAGCCGGAGACCAGGTATCCATGGTACCGGTATTTCAGCGAACCGGATATACGGCCCGATGTTATTCTGAATTTCCTGATGGGGAGGTTGTTCGCTTCCATCGAAGAACGTTCCCTGTTGCGGGAGATAAACGTTCCCGTCGTACAGCTTCTGCGTCATTATACACTCTCCCCTGAAGCGTGGCTGGAGGATCCGGTGGGCCTGAGCGCCATGAGCCTGACGCATTCTCTTGTTCAGCCGGAAATGTTCGGTGTCATCGACCCGATCATGGTGTCCGGGTCCATTCGTAAATCAGGTGAACCGGCGGCGCTCGTAACCTCTGTCCCGATCATGGAGCGAATTGACATGGTTGCGCGTCGTGTCAGGAGGTGGGCTGCGTTACGTCGGAAATCGAACAAAGAAAAACGTATTGCTATCGTTTTGCACAACAACCCTTGCAAGGGGGTCGAAAATACTGTCGGTATGGCGGTGGGACTCGATACGTTCGAGAGTCTCATCCTGTTGCTGCATCGGATGCAGGAGACGGGTTATGAGGTTGGTGAGATACCAGGAACAGGAAAGGAACTCCTCGATATGATCCAGGAGCGCAAGGCTTTGAGTGAGTTTCGATGGACGACGGTTGATGAGATAGTAAAGAAAGGAGGTGTCCTGCATGCCATGGACCATGATGAGTACGGGGCTTTTTTCGGTACGCTCGACAGCTTCGTTCGCCAGAAAGTCGAGGCCGACTGGGGAGCATTTCCCGGTCAGGGCATGGTATGGAAGAAGAGCGGAAAGGAAGCTTTGCTGATTACCGGGCTCCGGTTCGGCAACATCCTTGTCATGACGCAGCCAAAGAGAGGATGTTACGGTTCCAGGTGCGATGGTGAAGTGTGCAGGATTCTTCACGATCCTGAAATAGCGCCACCCCACCACTGGTTGGCGACCTATTTCTATATCCAGCGTCACACCGATGCAGTCATCCATTTCGGTGCCAGCGGTGCGTTGGAATATCTTCCAGGGAAGCGGGCGGTTTTGTCGGATCGTTGTTTTGGTGACATTTCACTGGGCGATCTGCCTAATTTTTATCCCTATGTCATGGATGTACCGGGTGAAGGAATGGTTGCCAAAAGGCGAGGTCGTGCGGTAATTATCGATCATCTCACACCGGCCTATCGTCCGGCTGAAATGTCCGGGGATCTTCTGCAGTTCGAGGATCTGCTCACGGAATACAGGCGCGCTGGTGACGGAAACGATCGTGTAAGACAACAGTCGCTCCTGAAGTCCATCGAAGAGGTGGCCGTGAAGCTGAAGTTTCTTGACGAGTATGACGGTGCAGAAAAGCTGGAAGAGAGTATAGAGCGGGTTTCCCGACAGATCACGAGGATACGTGGCTCGATGGTGCCCGATGGCATGCATGTTTTCGGGCGAAAACCCGGCATTTCTTCAATAGCGGCGATGGTGACGTCCGCTCTTGACCGTTCAGGAAGCAGCTTGCCTTCAGTAGCAGAGCTTGCCGCCATGCTTCCCGCCAAAGATGGTGAGGTGTTTGACCGGGCGGCTGGAATCGTTCAAGCGATAGTGAGCGTCGAAAACGGTTCCGCAGAAGTTGGGGGTTTGGTCGCTGAGCTGCCGGGCCATTTGAAACAGTGGTGCCGTGATATGGCCGATGCCATTGCGATGGCTGAACAGGAGTCCTGTTCTCTCCTTCGGGCACTCGATGGAGAGTATGTCGATGCCTCTCTTGCGGGATCACTTTCTTCCGGGAAACAGGATGTGCTGCCCACCGGGAGGAATTTTTATGCAGCCGACATCATATCGATGCCTTCTGAAGCTGCATGGTATGTCGGCAAGAAGCTGGCCGATCAGCTTCTTGAAAAGTTCTATCGTGAAGAAGGCCGTTTTCCTGAAAGCATCGGACTGAGCCTCTGGAGTTCCGACGCTTTCAAGTCGGACGGAGAAATGCTGTCGCAAATTTTCTGGCTTATGGGAGTCGAACCCGTGCGTCAGCCGAACGGACGGGTAAGCGGTGTGGCTGTTGTCGATCTTGACCAATTGCGTCTGGTGATAGACAATGTCGAAATGCTGCGTCCTCGTATCGATGCAACCATCGAGACCAGCGGTATTGTCCGGGATATGGTACCTCATTTCATCTCGCTGCTCGACAAGGCTGTTGCTATGGTCAGTCGGATCGACGAGCCTGCCGAGCGGAATATGGTCAGGAAGCATACCAGGCAGCAGCTCGAAGAGCTGAAAAGGGAAGCGGCCGACCTGTTGAGTGAAAAAGAGATGCAGCGTATGGCTATGTTTCGGGTATTTTCTTCCGCCCCGGGAACATACAGCACGGGAGTCGGTCTCGCGCTCGATTCGTCAGCATGGCAGAACGAACATGATCTTGCAGAGGCATACGTCAATCAGTCCGGTTACGCATACGGTTCGATGCCGCAGGACTTTGGCCGGAAGGCTCATGAGCTTTTGGCCAGGCAGCTTTCGAAAGTCGACGTTTCTTACATCAAACAAACGTCGGCAGAATACGACGCGCTCGACTGTGATTGTTATGCGTCCTATGCCGGCGGTATGGCTGCAGCGTCTACCGCGCTTTCCGGCAAAAAGACGAAAATGTACTGGGCAGATACCACTGTGCCCGGGGATATTGACATTCGTGATTTCAAGGAAGAAATCGAAAGGTCGGTGAGAAGTAAACTGTTAAACGATCGCTGGATATCTTCCATGAAAGATCACGGTTTTCAGGGAGCGCAAGGGGTTGCAGGCCGTATCAATACCCTGTTCAAATGGAGTGCGACCACCAGGGAAGTCGAACCTTGGGTTTTCGACAGCGTGGTTGAGACATATGTGTGTAATGAGGAGCTCAGAGAGTGGATGCGGGAACAAAATCCCTATGCACTCGAGGAAATAACCCGGCGGTTGCTCGAGGCAGAGGCCAGAGGACTCTGGAATGCCGACGAAGAACTGCTTGAGGCAGTTCGTTCGGCGGCACTTCTCCTGGAAGGAGATCTCGAGGAGCGTATAGGAGACGTTGCCGAAGATTTTCAGGGGGCACGTGTAGACGTGTTTACAAGCAAAGAGGTTGAGAAATGGAAAATGGAATGGAAAATGTCTGGGAAAAAGGAGGGACCCTCCTGA
- a CDS encoding ATP-binding protein — protein sequence MKKQYTYPFTAIVGQEQMKLALVLNIINPTLSGVLIRGEKGTAKSTAVRALADILPEIDVVGGIPFNLSPDEDSDVIKECFEVSGEVLSEERERLSVEKHKVRVVELPVGATEDRVVGTLDLEHALKAGEKRIEPGLLASAHRGILYVDEVNLLDDHVVDVLLDSAAMGVNTIEREGVSFAHPSRFTLVGTMNPEEGELRPQLLDRFGLCVQIDGIRDAEERVMVMERRFLFEENPEAFCRRWADESEKLVEKIDMARRLYPSVSVSRENLLAIANYCLEVGVDGHRGDIIIMKTAKTLAAYDGRTEVGRDDIDKAAMFALPHRIRRQPLQDIVMDVGSMLKNKTSNLES from the coding sequence ATGAAAAAACAGTATACCTATCCATTTACAGCAATCGTCGGCCAGGAGCAGATGAAGCTGGCTCTTGTACTCAATATTATCAATCCGACGCTTTCAGGAGTGCTGATCCGCGGAGAAAAGGGAACGGCGAAATCCACTGCAGTGCGTGCACTTGCCGATATTCTGCCGGAAATCGACGTTGTCGGTGGTATTCCCTTCAATCTTTCACCCGATGAAGATTCCGATGTCATCAAGGAGTGCTTCGAGGTTTCGGGAGAAGTTTTGTCTGAAGAGAGGGAGCGCCTGTCGGTTGAAAAGCACAAAGTCAGGGTTGTGGAACTGCCTGTCGGAGCGACCGAGGATCGTGTTGTCGGGACGCTCGATCTCGAGCATGCTCTGAAAGCCGGTGAAAAACGAATTGAACCCGGTTTGCTTGCTTCGGCTCACAGGGGAATTCTCTATGTCGATGAAGTCAATCTGCTCGACGACCATGTGGTCGATGTGCTGCTGGATTCAGCGGCAATGGGGGTCAACACTATCGAGCGTGAGGGAGTTTCTTTTGCCCATCCGTCACGTTTCACGCTCGTGGGGACAATGAATCCCGAAGAGGGTGAACTACGGCCTCAACTGCTCGACCGATTCGGGCTTTGCGTGCAGATCGACGGCATCCGCGATGCTGAAGAGAGAGTCATGGTGATGGAACGACGCTTTCTTTTCGAGGAGAATCCGGAAGCATTTTGCCGTCGATGGGCTGACGAGTCGGAAAAGCTTGTCGAAAAGATCGACATGGCCAGAAGGCTTTATCCCTCCGTAAGTGTCAGCCGGGAAAATCTTCTTGCAATTGCAAACTATTGTCTCGAAGTCGGGGTCGACGGTCACAGAGGTGATATCATAATCATGAAAACCGCCAAAACCCTTGCAGCTTACGATGGAAGGACAGAGGTCGGCAGGGATGATATCGACAAAGCAGCCATGTTTGCTCTGCCACACCGCATACGGCGTCAGCCCTTGCAGGATATCGTGATGGATGTCGGGTCGATGTTGAAAAACAAAACGAGTAATCTGGAGTCGTAA
- a CDS encoding magnesium chelatase subunit D family protein: MHTLLYPFAAVIGQEHLKHALLLNAVNPRVGGVVVRGEKGTAKSTTVRALGELLQEKISGTPGGENRSLVVTLPLNATEDMVAGGIDFQCTMREGCRVFQPGLLAKADKGILYVDEVNLLDDHIVDIVLDAASSGENRVEREGISFSHPASFLLVGTMNPEEGELRPQLLDRFGLCVEVTAENDAAERVELMLRREQFDENRKGFIAFYRKENDRIAGKVRAARELLSAVRMPEHLRRFISELCRENNVAGHRADLVIEQAARANAAYKGRIVVEVDDITDVASLALAHRRRDAQPPPPPEEPESQPESESQKNRNPEERDEQSSSSEPEQFQETGEESRSDERSPENESEKDEGKSERQSDSREDETEESHGDASISEQVFDIGSSFKVRSISSPKDRAVRRGSGKRSRSRVSQKQGRYTKSTMRRGNNDIALDATLRAAAPFQRERENHNGMAVVLHEQDIREKIREKRLGNLLIFVVDASGSMGARGRMAASKGAIMSLLIDAYQKRDKLAMVSFRKNEAVVNLPVTSSVELAAKLLREMPVGGRTPFSAGLVKGYEIAHNHLMKEPEARPMVILVTDGKANKALGERKPLEEAYELSKKIAAEERIRFLVVDTEEPGLVNFGLARKFAVMLQAEYFKIDDLQADTLLNIVKDATS, translated from the coding sequence ATGCATACTTTGCTTTACCCATTCGCTGCGGTCATAGGTCAGGAACATCTCAAGCATGCGCTGCTGCTCAACGCGGTCAATCCCCGTGTCGGTGGCGTTGTCGTGCGTGGTGAAAAGGGAACAGCCAAATCGACGACAGTACGTGCACTTGGTGAACTGCTGCAGGAGAAGATATCGGGTACCCCCGGCGGCGAAAATCGTTCCTTGGTCGTTACACTGCCGCTTAACGCAACGGAAGACATGGTGGCAGGAGGTATCGATTTTCAATGCACCATGCGAGAAGGGTGCAGGGTTTTCCAGCCGGGTCTTCTTGCAAAAGCGGATAAGGGTATTCTCTACGTTGACGAGGTCAATCTGCTGGACGATCACATCGTCGATATCGTGCTCGATGCTGCTTCGTCCGGCGAGAATCGAGTCGAACGCGAAGGAATCTCTTTTTCTCATCCGGCATCCTTTCTGCTTGTCGGCACCATGAATCCTGAAGAAGGGGAACTTCGCCCGCAGCTTCTGGACCGCTTCGGTCTCTGCGTCGAGGTTACTGCCGAAAACGATGCGGCAGAACGTGTGGAGCTGATGCTTCGCAGAGAACAGTTCGACGAGAACCGCAAGGGCTTCATTGCCTTTTACCGGAAGGAAAACGACCGAATTGCCGGGAAGGTTCGGGCGGCACGTGAGCTTCTGTCGGCAGTCAGGATGCCTGAACATCTGAGGCGGTTCATTTCCGAGCTTTGCAGGGAGAACAATGTTGCAGGACATCGTGCCGACCTTGTGATCGAGCAGGCAGCAAGGGCTAACGCCGCTTACAAGGGGAGGATCGTCGTTGAAGTGGATGATATCACTGACGTTGCTTCGCTTGCGCTCGCCCATCGCAGAAGGGATGCTCAGCCACCCCCTCCCCCGGAGGAGCCGGAGAGTCAGCCGGAAAGTGAGAGTCAAAAAAACAGGAACCCCGAAGAGCGGGATGAGCAGTCTTCGTCTTCGGAGCCGGAACAGTTTCAGGAGACCGGTGAGGAGTCGCGTTCCGATGAAAGGAGTCCGGAAAACGAAAGTGAGAAAGACGAGGGAAAAAGTGAGCGGCAATCAGATTCCCGGGAGGACGAAACCGAAGAGAGTCACGGTGATGCATCGATTTCCGAACAGGTTTTCGATATAGGCTCATCTTTCAAGGTCCGTTCGATCAGCTCTCCAAAAGATCGGGCTGTGCGCAGAGGGTCAGGTAAACGATCCCGTTCCAGGGTTTCACAGAAGCAGGGGCGCTATACCAAAAGCACCATGAGGCGCGGAAACAACGACATCGCTCTCGATGCAACACTTCGTGCGGCAGCTCCTTTCCAGAGGGAGCGGGAAAATCACAACGGGATGGCCGTGGTCCTGCATGAACAGGATATCAGGGAAAAAATCAGGGAGAAACGTCTTGGAAATTTGCTGATTTTCGTCGTCGACGCAAGCGGATCGATGGGGGCCAGAGGTCGAATGGCGGCTTCGAAAGGGGCCATCATGTCACTTTTGATCGACGCTTATCAGAAACGCGATAAACTAGCGATGGTTTCGTTTCGAAAAAACGAGGCTGTGGTGAACCTGCCGGTGACCTCGTCGGTCGAGCTGGCGGCAAAACTGCTCAGAGAGATGCCGGTCGGGGGACGGACGCCTTTTTCAGCCGGCCTGGTGAAAGGGTACGAGATAGCTCACAACCATCTCATGAAAGAGCCTGAAGCCCGCCCTATGGTTATTCTCGTGACCGATGGAAAAGCGAACAAGGCTCTCGGGGAACGCAAGCCGCTTGAAGAAGCCTATGAACTTTCGAAAAAGATCGCAGCTGAAGAGCGTATTCGTTTTCTCGTGGTCGATACGGAGGAGCCTGGTCTGGTGAATTTCGGTCTCGCCCGTAAGTTTGCCGTGATGCTTCAGGCCGAATACTTCAAAATCGACGATCTGCAGGCCGATACACTTTTAAACATTGTAAAAGACGCCACATCATGA